The Egibacteraceae bacterium nucleotide sequence CCGCTCGACCCGCCGCCGCCCCGACGAACCCCCTGACCCGCCACCCCGGCCCCCCCCGCCGGGGGCCTTGCCATGCGTGCTGCGTCTGGAGCCAGGTCCGCAGACGCGCCGGGGCGGACGGTTCGGCGTACGGCTGCGGTCCAAGCCTGCACCGCCACCCAACCCGTCGCCGTGCTGGCCTACCGTGCCGGTGTTTTGCTTGACGCGAAGGGGTCCGCGGAGTGCGTCCCACGTCAAGGCATCCGGTTTTCCGCTTGACGGGCGTCCACGCAGTGCGTCAGGGACGACGTGATGGTGGCGGGCACACCGTCGCGATGCAGACCGCAGCCCCCCTGGTGCCCGAGCGACCGACGCTGCCGGAGCGGCGCAGCGCTGTGGCCGGCTGTCAGGCCTGCGCGCTGTGGGAGGGCACCACCCAGACGGTGTTGGGCGAGGGACCGGCGCCTGCCCCGCTGCTGCTCGTCGGTGAGCAGCCCGGCGACCGCGAGGACCGCGAGGGCCACCCCTTCGTCGGGCCCGCCGGCCGCGAGCTCGGGGAGGGCCTGGATGCGGCGGGGACGGACCGCGGGGGCGCGTACGTCACCAACGTCGTCAAGCACCCCAACTTCACCCCGCGGGGCAAGCGGCGCATCCACGCCAAACCCAAGGCCGAGCACATCACCGCGTGCTGGTCCTGGCTGCACGCCGCGATCGCCGCAGGTCGACCCGCGGGTGATCGTGGCCCTCGCCGCCACCGCGGCCAAGGCGCTGCTCGGGTCGTCGTTACGGTCACCCGCCAGCGGTGAGCTCATCGGGTGGGAGGGCGGCCAAATCGTCACCGCGACCGTGCACCTCTCGGTCAACCTGCGGGCGCGCGGCAACGGCCGCTCCGACGACGACGCCCGAGCCGCAGCGTGCGCGGATCTCGTCGGCGCCCCGGTGGCGGTGGCGCGCCCTGCTGCGCGAGGGCTGACGCCGCCCCCGGGAACCGCCCACGCGGAATAGGGTAGGGGCCGACGCGCCAGCCCCAGAGCGCACGTGAACGAGGAGGCAGCGGTGAGCGAGAAGGTCATCGTCGACGGGATGCCCAGCCAACTGCCGGATGCGGATCCCCAGGAGACGCAGGAGTGGCTGGACTCACTGCGCGCGGTGGTCGACCACCACGGGCGCGAGCGGGCCCGCTACCTGGTGCTGCGGCTGCTGCGGGAGGCGCAGGCGCGTCAGGTCGGCGTGCCGTCCCTCACCTCCACGGACTACATCAACACCATCCCGCCCGAGCGGGAGCCGGAGTTCCCCGGTGACGAGTACATCGAGCGGCGGATCCGCGCGTACATCCGCTGGAACGCCGCCGCCATGGTCACCCGCGCCAACCGGCCCGGCATCGGGGTGGGCGGGCACATCGCGACCTATGCGTCGTCGGCGTCGCTGTACGAGGTCGGTTTCAACCATTTCTTCCGGGGCAAGGGCAGCGCCGACGCCCCGGAGGTCGGCGACCAGATCTTCATCCAGGGCCACGCCTCGCCGGGTATCTACGCCCGGGCGTTCCTCGAAGGCCGTCTGGGCGAGCAGCACCTGGACGGCTTCCGGCAGGAGGGTGGGCCGCACGGGCTGTCGAGCTACCCTCATCCCCGGCTCATGCCCGAGTTCTGGGAGTTCCCCACCGTCTCCATGGGCCTCGGCGCGATCAACGCGATCTACCAGGCGCGCTTCAACCGGTACCTCCACCACCGGGGCATCACCGACACGTCGGGCTCGCGGGTCTGGTGCTTCCTCGGCGACGGGGAGATGGACGAGCCCGAGTCGCTCGGCGCCCTGAGCGTGGCCGGTCGCGAGGAGCTTGACAACCTCACCTTCGTGGTGAACTGCAACCTCCAGCGCCTCGACGGGCCGGTGCGCGGCAACGGCAAGATCATCCAGGAGCTCGAGTCGTTCTTCCGCGGCGCCGGCTGGAACGTCATCAAGGTCGTGTGGGGCCGCAAGTGGGACGAGCTGCTGGCGCACGACGCCGAAGGCGCGCTCGTGCGCAAGATGAACGAGACGCCCGACGGGCAGTTCCAGACGTACACCGCTGCGGGCGGCGACTACATCCGGCAGAACTTCTTCGACAGCGACGAGCTGCAGCGGATCCTGGCCCAGAGCCAGATGACCGACGCGGACCTGCCGGTGCTCGACCGCGGCGGCCACGACTACCGCAAGGTCTACGCGGCCTACCGGGCCGCGGTGGCGCACACGGGCCAGCCGACGGTGATCCTCGCCCAGACCATCAAGGGCTGGACGCTCGGCCCCGACTTCGAGGCGCGCAACGCCACCCACCAGATGAAGAAGCTCACCGAGAAGGCGCTGAAGAAGTTCCGCGACCGCCTGTACCTGGAGATCACCGACGAACAGCTCGAGGGGGACCTGCCGCCGTACTACCACCCGGGCAAGGACTCGGAGGAGATCGAGTACATGATGGAGCGCCGGCGCGAGCTCGGCGGCGCGATCCCGCGGCGGGTGGTCCGCCACCGACCGCTGCAGCTGCCCGGCACGGACGTCTACCGCGAGTTGAAGAAGGGGTCGGGCAAGCACGAGGTCGCCACCACCATGGCGTTCGTGCGACTGCTGAAGGACCTGGCGAAGGACCCCGAGCTCGGCAAGCGCATCGTGCCGATCATCCCCGACGAGGCGCGCACGTTCGGCATGGACTCGCTGTTCCCGACGTGGAAGATCTACTCACCGCACGGCCAGCAGTACGAGCCGGTCGACCGGGAGATGCTGCTGGCCTACCGCGAGGCGACCGACGGGCAGATCCTGCACGAGGGCATCACCGAGGCGGGCTCCATGGGGTCCTTTCACGCCGCCGGCACGAGCTACGCCACGTTCGCCGAGCCGATGCTGCCCATCTATCTCTTCTACTCGATGTTCGGTTTCCAGCGCACCGGTGACGCGATCTGGTCCGCGGCGGACCAACGCGCCCGCGGCTTCCTGATGGGCGCGACCGCGGGCCGCACGACCCTCAACGGCGAGGGGCTGCAGCACGAGGACGGCCACTCGCTGCTGTTGGCCGCGACGAACCCCGCGGTCGTGTCGTACGACGCGTCGTTCGCCTACGAGCTCGCAGTCATCGTCGAAGACGGCATCCGTCGCATGTACGGCGACGACCCCGAGGACGTCATCTACTACCTCACCGTCTACAACGAGCCCGTGGTCCAGCCGCCGATGCCCGAGGGGCTCGACGAGCAGGGCATCCTCCGCGGGCTGTACCGCTACCAGACCGCGGAGGGCGACCACCGGCTGCGCGCCCAGATCCTGTCCAGCGGCAGCATCATGGGCGAGGCGCTGGAGGCGGCCCGGATGCTGGCCGAGGACTGGGACGTCGGTGCTGACGTCTGGAGCGCCCCCGGGTGGGTCGGCCTGCACCGCGACGCCATCGACGCCGACCGGTGGAACCAGATGCACCCCACCGAGAAGCCGCGGTGGCCGATCGTCACCGAGGCGCTCGCCGGGGTCGATGGCCCGGTGGTCGGTGTGTCCGACTACCAGCGGGCCGTCCCCGGGTTGATCGCCCGGTGGGTCCCGCGGCCCTACGGGGTCCTCGGCACCGACGGGTTCGGCCGGTCGGACACCCGTGCCGCCCTGCGCCGGCACTTCCGCGTCGATGCCCCGTCCATCGTGGTCGCGATCCTCCACGAGCTCGCGATGACCGGGGAGGTCAAGAACGAGCTGGTGATCGACGCCATCGGGCGTTACGGCCTGAACCCCGACCTGCCCTGACATCGCGGGTGGCCGCGTCAAGCCTGCTGCGGACGCGACCCGACTCGGGTTACCCGGCGGTAGATTGGGTTGGAGCGACAGATGCGTCGCAAAGACCCCATCTACCGGACGGTAACCAGGGGTTGGTCGGATTCTCGCGGGACGACTACACTCCGCGGGTGGTCGCCTGTGGGTGGTGGGGACCATGTGGGCAGAAGCGATCACAGTCGGGTAGGCAGGAGCACGACGCACGATGGCAACAGATGTGCTGGATGGTGCGCCGCCGGCCCCGATGGCGGACGAACCGCCTCGGTCCGAGCAGCCGGTGCGCGTGCACGACCGCCGTCGCTGGCTGTGGGTGACCGTTGCCGTCGTGGGCCTCGGCGGCCTGGGGCTCGGTGCGTTCGTTGGCTACGAGACCGCGAGCTACGCGGCGGGCTTCGACGGCCGCATCCTGCCCAGCTCGATCGTCGCGGGCGTCGACGTCGCCGGCCTGACCGGCGAGGAGGCCCTGGCCGCCGTCCACGACGCGATCGCCCCCGAGCTGGAGCGCACCGTCACGCTCACCTGGGGGAGCGAGGAGTGGACCACCACCCCCCGGGCGCTGGGCGCGACCAGCGACGCCGAGCAGGCCGTGACCGCAGCCGTCGAGGCCAGCGCCAACCCCGGGTGGATGCAGTACGCCCGGATGCGCTGGCTGGACGAACAGATCGACTTCGAGCGGGAGGTGACCGTCCGGCACTCCGACGAGGGGGCACGGGCGTTCGTCGACACGGTCGCCGAGGAGGTCAACCGTGATCCGGTCGACGCCACACTGGACGCATCCTCGGGATGGGTGGAGATCACCGCGGCGCGCGACGGGCAAGCTCTCGACACGGCCGGGGGGGCGGAGGCGCTCTTCCAGGCGGTGACCGAGGGGGGCGACGCCGTCGCGCTGGAGGTCCACCCCGTCGCGGCGGAGCTTACCCAGGCGGCGTTCGACCAGGTGCTGCTCGTACGCCAGCGCGAGCACAAGCTGTACCTGTACCAGGACGGCGAGATCGCCCACAGCTGGGACGTCGCCGTGGGCACGGGTGACCATCCGACGCCGACCGGGCAGTACACGGTCACCGCCAAGCGGCACATGCCCACCTGGGTGAACCCCTCGCCGGCGGGATGGGGGGCGAACATGCCCGCGAGCATCGGCCCGGGTCCCGGAAACCCGCTCGGTGTGCGGGCCATCAACTGGGACGCCCCCGCCATCCGCTTCCACGGCACCGCCAACGTCGACTCGATCGGCACCGACGCCTCCAAGGGGTGCGTGCGCCTTACCAACGACGACGTGGTCGAGCTCTATGACCTGGTGCGCACCGGCGCGACGATCGTGTCGGTCCAGGCCTGACCAGGCCTGACCAGGCCTGACCAAGCGGGGGGGGGGACTAGCCGTCCTCGCGCTCCTCGGCGCGCTCGGCCTGCCGGCGGGCGCGGCGCTCGATGCGCTCGGCGACCGCCATCTCCTCGGCCTCGGCCACCGAGGGGGCGGTCCCGCCCAGATGGGCGGGCAGCCACCAGCGGTCGTCCGCGCCGGCCGGCTGCTGTGGGTAGGCCGCGGCGGCGCCCTCGACCATCTCGCCGATGCGCGCCATCAGCCGCTTGGTGACCTCACCCACGTCGTCGTCGGGCTCGTAGGCGATGGGCTCACCGAACTCGACGGTGATCGCCACGTTGCGCTGGAAGTTGCGGGGACGGCCTTTGGTGAGGATGCGCTGCGAGCCCCACACCGCACCGGGGATCAACGGGGCCGAGGCGCTCATCGCCATCCGGGCCGCGCCGGTCTTGCCGGCGGCCGGCACGAACGAGCGGCTGATCGTGGACTCGGGGAACATGCCGATGACCTCGTCGCGGCGCAAGGCGTTGCTGGCGGCGCGGACCGCTGCGTCCGCCCGGCCGAAGCGGTCGACGGAGATGTGCTTCATCCCACGCATCAGCGGGCCGGCGACCGGGTGGTCGAAGATCTCCTTCTTGGCCATGAACCGGACCAGGCGGTGCTGCTCGCGCGCGCCGTAGCCCACGAACATGAAGTCCAGGTACCCGACGTGGTTGGTCGCGACCACCGCCGGCCCCTGCGCCGGGATGTTGTGCCCGCCGCGCACGTCGATGTCCCACCCCATCAGCTTGAACCACGCGACCGTCCCACCGATGACAGGCCTGTACACCGGCTCCATGTGCACGAGCTCCTTGACGGGGGTCGGGCGAGTCGTCCACAGCCTACGCGGTGGGCACCCGCTGGTCGACCTCACGCCGCGGCAGCCGGTTAGGGAACCGCGACGGCGGGCACGACCAGTAGTGCGAGCAGTAGCCCCTGCGGTAACGTCTGAAGTCGGTTGCAACCTCTGGAAGGTGGACGTGTGTCAGTATTCGTAGACGGGGGCCGGGTCCCGCGACCCGCCTGGTGGGCGACCCTCGTCGCTGCGCTGGTCGTCGCCCTGCTGGGCGCGGGGATCGCCTACGGCACGCATGCCTACGCCACCGAGCACGAAGGCCGGCTCCTGCCAGGCGTCACCGTCGCCGGGGTCGATCTCGGTGGGATGACCGCTGAGGAGGCGGTGGCCGCGCTCGAGGCGACGACCGCCGAGCAGCTCGACCGCACGGTCACGCTGCACGGCGACGGTCAGGTGTGGCGCACCACCCCACGCGAGCTCGGGTCCACCACCGACGCGCAGTCCGTGGTCACCGACGCCATGGAAGCCAGTCGGGCGCCGGGTCTGGCCGCGATGGCGCGCATGCGCTTCTTCGGCGACTCGTTCTCGTTGGAGCGCGAGGTCACGGTGATGCACTCCGTGGCCGGGGCGCAGGCCTTCGTCGATGAGGCCGCCGCCGAGATCCACGTGCCCGCCCGGGACGCCGAGCTGCACGTCATCGGGGAGTCCTTCGAGATCGCGCCCGAAGCCAACGGGCAGGTCCTGGACACCGACGCCGCCGTGACGGAGCTCATGGCCGCCCTGGAAGACGGGGGGGACCGGGTCGACCTCGCCGTGCACCCCGTCGAGGCCGAGCGCGCCGCCTCGGACTTCCGGCAGGTGCTCCTGCTGCGGCAGAGCGCGCACACCCTCGAGCTGTACGAGAACGGCCAGCCGATCGGCAGCTGGCAGGTGGCCGTGGGTGAGTCCGGCCACTCGACGCCGACCGGGATCTACCAGATCACCCTCAAGCGGCACATGCCGACGTGGGTGAACCCGTCCCCGAGGGGCTGGGGCAGCGGGATGCCGGCCCGCATCGGGCCGGGCGTGAACAACCCGCTAGGGGTCCGCGCCCTCAACTGGAACGCCCCGGCGATCCGCTTCCACGGCACCGCCAACGTCCGCTCGATCGGCACCAACGCCTCGAAGGGCTGCGTGCGCCTGACCAACGCCGACGTGGTCGAGCTCTACGACCTGGTCGACGTCGGCGCGACGATCGTGTCGATCGGCTAGCCACATGGCTCAGGACGACGTGCTGAACGCATCCGGCAAGCTGCGGCGGGCGGTCTACGACCGACTGCTGC carries:
- a CDS encoding uracil-DNA glycosylase family protein, with the translated sequence MQTAAPLVPERPTLPERRSAVAGCQACALWEGTTQTVLGEGPAPAPLLLVGEQPGDREDREGHPFVGPAGRELGEGLDAAGTDRGGAYVTNVVKHPNFTPRGKRRIHAKPKAEHITACWSWLHAAIAAGRPAGDRGPRRHRGQGAARVVVTVTRQR
- the aceE gene encoding pyruvate dehydrogenase (acetyl-transferring), homodimeric type; translated protein: MPSQLPDADPQETQEWLDSLRAVVDHHGRERARYLVLRLLREAQARQVGVPSLTSTDYINTIPPEREPEFPGDEYIERRIRAYIRWNAAAMVTRANRPGIGVGGHIATYASSASLYEVGFNHFFRGKGSADAPEVGDQIFIQGHASPGIYARAFLEGRLGEQHLDGFRQEGGPHGLSSYPHPRLMPEFWEFPTVSMGLGAINAIYQARFNRYLHHRGITDTSGSRVWCFLGDGEMDEPESLGALSVAGREELDNLTFVVNCNLQRLDGPVRGNGKIIQELESFFRGAGWNVIKVVWGRKWDELLAHDAEGALVRKMNETPDGQFQTYTAAGGDYIRQNFFDSDELQRILAQSQMTDADLPVLDRGGHDYRKVYAAYRAAVAHTGQPTVILAQTIKGWTLGPDFEARNATHQMKKLTEKALKKFRDRLYLEITDEQLEGDLPPYYHPGKDSEEIEYMMERRRELGGAIPRRVVRHRPLQLPGTDVYRELKKGSGKHEVATTMAFVRLLKDLAKDPELGKRIVPIIPDEARTFGMDSLFPTWKIYSPHGQQYEPVDREMLLAYREATDGQILHEGITEAGSMGSFHAAGTSYATFAEPMLPIYLFYSMFGFQRTGDAIWSAADQRARGFLMGATAGRTTLNGEGLQHEDGHSLLLAATNPAVVSYDASFAYELAVIVEDGIRRMYGDDPEDVIYYLTVYNEPVVQPPMPEGLDEQGILRGLYRYQTAEGDHRLRAQILSSGSIMGEALEAARMLAEDWDVGADVWSAPGWVGLHRDAIDADRWNQMHPTEKPRWPIVTEALAGVDGPVVGVSDYQRAVPGLIARWVPRPYGVLGTDGFGRSDTRAALRRHFRVDAPSIVVAILHELAMTGEVKNELVIDAIGRYGLNPDLP
- a CDS encoding L,D-transpeptidase/peptidoglycan binding protein, whose product is MATDVLDGAPPAPMADEPPRSEQPVRVHDRRRWLWVTVAVVGLGGLGLGAFVGYETASYAAGFDGRILPSSIVAGVDVAGLTGEEALAAVHDAIAPELERTVTLTWGSEEWTTTPRALGATSDAEQAVTAAVEASANPGWMQYARMRWLDEQIDFEREVTVRHSDEGARAFVDTVAEEVNRDPVDATLDASSGWVEITAARDGQALDTAGGAEALFQAVTEGGDAVALEVHPVAAELTQAAFDQVLLVRQREHKLYLYQDGEIAHSWDVAVGTGDHPTPTGQYTVTAKRHMPTWVNPSPAGWGANMPASIGPGPGNPLGVRAINWDAPAIRFHGTANVDSIGTDASKGCVRLTNDDVVELYDLVRTGATIVSVQA
- a CDS encoding lysophospholipid acyltransferase family protein, whose protein sequence is MEPVYRPVIGGTVAWFKLMGWDIDVRGGHNIPAQGPAVVATNHVGYLDFMFVGYGAREQHRLVRFMAKKEIFDHPVAGPLMRGMKHISVDRFGRADAAVRAASNALRRDEVIGMFPESTISRSFVPAAGKTGAARMAMSASAPLIPGAVWGSQRILTKGRPRNFQRNVAITVEFGEPIAYEPDDDVGEVTKRLMARIGEMVEGAAAAYPQQPAGADDRWWLPAHLGGTAPSVAEAEEMAVAERIERRARRQAERAEEREDG
- a CDS encoding L,D-transpeptidase family protein produces the protein MSVFVDGGRVPRPAWWATLVAALVVALLGAGIAYGTHAYATEHEGRLLPGVTVAGVDLGGMTAEEAVAALEATTAEQLDRTVTLHGDGQVWRTTPRELGSTTDAQSVVTDAMEASRAPGLAAMARMRFFGDSFSLEREVTVMHSVAGAQAFVDEAAAEIHVPARDAELHVIGESFEIAPEANGQVLDTDAAVTELMAALEDGGDRVDLAVHPVEAERAASDFRQVLLLRQSAHTLELYENGQPIGSWQVAVGESGHSTPTGIYQITLKRHMPTWVNPSPRGWGSGMPARIGPGVNNPLGVRALNWNAPAIRFHGTANVRSIGTNASKGCVRLTNADVVELYDLVDVGATIVSIG